The Aphelocoma coerulescens isolate FSJ_1873_10779 unplaced genomic scaffold, UR_Acoe_1.0 HiC_scaffold_163, whole genome shotgun sequence genome window below encodes:
- the LOC138100917 gene encoding serine/threonine-protein kinase pim-1-like, whose translation MCIFRDALVLLIPETLSETCQPAEGAEPVDRSPSSLGLTDFNNTGATLTTDVARESPEVQVGAQPDPGEPSQEQVAEQQELYQLGPQLGSGGFGTVFSGIRLSDGSPVAIKRVARESTVSSSQPDGTRVPMEIVLMEKVGSGCHNIIQLLDWFELPDSFLLVMERPEPSQDLLAFLLEQGFLCEEMARWLFCQVLEAVRHCTACGVLHRDIKPENLLVDPESGDLKLIDFGCGTFLQEQAFTRFAGTHMYSPPEWICLGCYHGHSATIWSLGVLLYVMVCGNMPFQEDRDIVSGQLFFWQQVSPECQHLIRWCLSKHPADRPALEEILRHPWVRGRRL comes from the exons ACGCTCAGTGAGacctgtcagcctgcagaaggtgcagagcctgtggacaggtctcccagctcccttggactcacggACTTCAACAATACGGGcgcaaccctgacaactgacgtggccagggaaagcccagaagtccaagtgggagcccagcccgatccaggggagccttctcAGGAGCAGGTGGCGGAGCAgcaa gagctgtaccagctgggccctcagctgggcagcggtggcttcggcaccgttttctcgggcatccgcctctcagACGGGAGTCCG gtggccatcaaacgcgtggcccgggaga gcactgtctcctcctcacagcccgacggcacccgtgttcccatggagatcgtgctcatggagaaggtgggctctggctgccacaacatcatccagctcctcgactggtttgagctgcctgacagcttcctgctggtgatggagcgtccggagccatcgcaggatctcctggccttcctgctggagcaggggttcctgtgcgaggagatggcgcgctggcttttctgccaggtgctggaggccgtgcggcactgcactgcctgcggcgtcctgcaccgggacatcaagccagagaatctcctcgtggacccggagagcggcgacctgaagctcatcgacttcggttgcggcaccttcctccaggagcaggccttcacgcgatttgccg gaacacacatgtacagcccacccgagtggatctgccttggctgctaccacggccattcggcaaccatctggtccctgggtgtgctgctgtacgtcatggtctgcgggaacatgCCCTTCCAGGAGGACCGTgacatcgtgtcggggcagctcttcttctggcagcaggtctctccag agtgccaacatctgatccgctggtgtttgtccaagcaccctgcggacaggccagcgctggaggagatcttgcgccacccttgggtgCGGGGcaggcgtctttga